The Pelagibacterium halotolerans B2 genome has a segment encoding these proteins:
- a CDS encoding type II and III secretion system protein family protein, with translation MVGIFLTIALGALPATAATSPHLRIAHSELGRTQYVEIGVNKSIIIDLPVEAGEVIVSQPDVANALMRTRTRAVIQGIATGETNILFLDPSGAGIAVIEISVAQDSSGLAATINRLLPGSRVQVQSFANSVILSGDVQSGDDMEKAVAIAAQYVGGEANVTSVINVAGGQQVALKVVVAEIKRDAAQALGINLSGSLSVGALNLGLNSAPETGDSAGSYSGDFSQGSFSIDASLQALQSQNALRLLAEPVLTAMSGQEANFHVGGELPIRVVSDGEESYDYKEYGIKLNFSPTVRSNGLIALDINTQVSEISDTISGALNTRSASTSVELPAYQTLAIAGLLEERTRRQINELPGLGNIPILGALFRSYEYSTSQTELVILVTPVIAQPSAAPVATPNDFYQPSSNAEAMFLGRMESMYGVGGTAGGQFRGSVGFMLD, from the coding sequence ATGGTCGGCATATTTCTGACCATCGCGCTGGGCGCGTTGCCGGCCACGGCCGCCACATCGCCGCACCTGCGCATTGCGCACAGCGAACTGGGGCGGACGCAATATGTGGAAATCGGGGTCAATAAATCGATCATCATCGATCTCCCGGTCGAAGCTGGAGAGGTCATCGTTTCCCAACCGGACGTGGCCAATGCCCTGATGCGGACGCGAACGCGGGCGGTCATCCAGGGTATCGCGACCGGCGAAACCAATATTTTGTTTCTGGACCCTTCGGGCGCCGGCATCGCGGTGATTGAAATATCGGTTGCCCAGGATTCATCGGGCCTTGCCGCAACGATCAATCGCCTGCTTCCCGGCTCGCGCGTTCAGGTTCAGTCCTTTGCCAATTCGGTCATTCTTTCCGGTGATGTCCAGTCGGGTGATGACATGGAAAAGGCGGTCGCCATTGCCGCACAATATGTGGGTGGCGAAGCCAATGTCACATCGGTCATCAACGTTGCGGGTGGCCAGCAGGTCGCACTCAAGGTCGTTGTCGCCGAGATCAAGCGCGACGCCGCTCAGGCGCTGGGCATCAATCTCTCCGGCTCGCTTTCGGTCGGCGCACTCAATCTGGGTTTGAATTCAGCACCCGAAACCGGCGACTCCGCGGGGAGTTACTCGGGGGATTTCAGCCAGGGCAGCTTCTCTATCGATGCCTCGCTGCAGGCACTGCAGAGCCAGAATGCGCTGCGCCTTCTCGCCGAACCGGTCCTCACCGCGATGTCGGGCCAAGAGGCAAATTTCCACGTCGGCGGTGAGCTGCCGATTCGCGTCGTCAGCGATGGTGAAGAAAGCTACGACTACAAAGAGTACGGCATAAAGCTCAATTTCTCGCCGACCGTGCGTTCGAACGGATTGATCGCTCTGGATATCAACACCCAAGTTTCCGAGATCTCCGATACGATTTCGGGTGCTCTCAATACGCGTAGTGCCTCGACTTCGGTGGAGTTGCCCGCTTACCAAACTCTTGCGATCGCAGGATTGCTCGAGGAGCGCACCCGCCGACAGATCAATGAATTGCCCGGGCTTGGCAACATCCCGATCCTCGGCGCACTCTTCCGGTCGTACGAGTACAGCACATCCCAGACCGAGCTTGTTATCCTTGTTACACCCGTTATCGCACAGCCCAGTGCAGCGCCGGTCGCCACCCCTAACGATTTCTACCAGCCTTCCTCGAACGCCGAGGCCATGTTCCTGGGACGCATGGAAAGCATGTACGGGGTCGGCGGTACCGCCGGCGGCCAGTTCCGGGGTTCGGTAGGCTTCATGCTCGATTGA
- a CDS encoding A24 family peptidase: MLNPILALTFPLLMAFAACSDLLTMRISNALVAVVVAGFVIIALVVGISPALIGMHLAAGALVLAVTFTLFAFGWIGGGDAKLAAGIAMWMGFELMLPFLLYASILGGALTFALLIGRRYALPAPLMRIGWIGRLHHPKTGVPYGIALAIGAMLVYPQTLVYERLITNQAVQQTLLDQLSTF, from the coding sequence ATGCTCAATCCAATACTTGCCCTTACATTTCCACTTCTAATGGCATTTGCCGCTTGCTCGGATCTGCTTACCATGCGGATTTCGAACGCGCTGGTGGCTGTTGTTGTCGCAGGCTTTGTGATTATTGCGCTGGTCGTGGGCATAAGTCCGGCACTTATCGGCATGCATCTGGCTGCCGGCGCGCTCGTACTGGCCGTAACCTTTACCCTCTTTGCTTTCGGCTGGATCGGGGGCGGCGACGCCAAGCTCGCGGCGGGCATAGCGATGTGGATGGGCTTCGAACTCATGCTGCCCTTCCTTCTTTATGCCTCTATTCTGGGGGGTGCTCTGACCTTTGCCCTTCTGATCGGGCGTCGCTATGCGCTGCCGGCACCGCTGATGCGCATCGGCTGGATCGGTCGGCTTCACCATCCAAAGACCGGCGTTCCTTATGGCATCGCCCTGGCGATCGGGGCCATGCTGGTCTATCCGCAGACCCTGGTCTATGAGCGGCTGATCACCAATCAGGCCGTCCAGCAGACTTTGCTCGATCAATTGAGCACGTTCTGA
- the upp gene encoding uracil phosphoribosyltransferase — MQNLIIVDHPLVQHKLTIMRCKDTSTASFRRLLREIAHLLCYEVTRDLEVEYIDIETPVGPTRAPTLKGKKLVFASILRAGEGLLTGMLDLVPSARVAHIGLYRDPETLEAVEYYFKAPSDAADRLVIVVDPMLATANSAIAAVQKLKDRGANNIRFLCLLAAPEGVERFAAAHPDVPIFTASLDEKLNEHGYIVPGLGDAGDRMYGTR, encoded by the coding sequence ATGCAGAACCTGATCATCGTCGATCACCCCCTTGTCCAGCACAAGCTCACCATCATGCGCTGCAAGGATACTTCGACAGCCAGCTTCCGCCGGCTGCTGCGCGAAATCGCGCATCTTTTGTGCTACGAGGTCACACGCGATCTCGAGGTCGAATATATCGACATCGAAACCCCGGTCGGCCCGACCCGCGCGCCCACGCTCAAGGGCAAGAAGCTGGTATTTGCATCAATCCTTCGGGCCGGCGAGGGGCTGTTGACCGGGATGCTGGACCTGGTCCCTTCCGCGCGCGTTGCTCATATCGGTCTCTACCGCGATCCCGAAACGCTCGAGGCCGTCGAATATTATTTCAAGGCACCATCCGACGCCGCAGACCGACTGGTGATCGTCGTCGATCCCATGCTGGCAACCGCCAATTCTGCGATTGCGGCGGTTCAAAAACTCAAGGATCGCGGTGCCAACAACATTCGCTTCCTGTGCCTTCTGGCCGCGCCCGAGGGTGTTGAGCGTTTTGCCGCGGCCCATCCCGATGTCCCGATCTTTACTGCAAGTCTCGATGAAAAGCTGAACGAGCACGGCTACATTGTACCCGGCCTGGGCGACGCCGGCGACCGGATGTACGGCACGCGCTAA
- a CDS encoding Flp family type IVb pilin, which yields MLLKFVRDETGATAIEYALIASLISIAIIGALILFRGEMVEMYDFISDNIAAALAR from the coding sequence ATGTTGCTGAAATTTGTGCGGGACGAAACCGGCGCGACGGCCATCGAATATGCGCTTATCGCTTCATTGATCTCGATCGCTATTATCGGGGCACTCATACTGTTCCGCGGCGAGATGGTCGAGATGTACGATTTCATCTCGGACAACATTGCGGCCGCTCTCGCGCGGTAG
- the deoA gene encoding thymidine phosphorylase — MTLLPQETIARKRDGKELSQAEIFAFVAGLTSGTVNDAQAAAFAMAVYFQNMTLDERVALTLAMRDSGRVLDWSDLDGPTIDKHSTGGVGDNVSLMLAPILAACGAYVPMISGRGLGHTGGTLDKFDSIPGYMTNPDIDTLRRVVKRVGCAIISQTDDLAPADRRLYSIRDVTATVEDVSLITASILSKKLAAGLDALILDVKSGSGAFMKTLDDSMGLAESLVSVANGAGLKTGALITDMNQPLASAAGNWLEGKNAIDFLTGSHRDPRLQEVTLALCAHGLVLGGMALDYDDGFIRAKIALDSGAAAEKFFAMANALGSWHDLEKYVPGPVGVVREVHPVSIGRVAHIDVRGVGMAVVVLGGGRTDPSQKIDYHVGFDRLAGIGTKVDPQTPIARIHARDEATAAEAEKRLLAAYTIDEDTPEHPVIYSEISPKGGQ, encoded by the coding sequence GTGACCCTTCTCCCTCAAGAAACCATCGCCCGAAAACGCGATGGCAAAGAATTGTCGCAGGCCGAGATTTTCGCCTTCGTCGCCGGGCTCACCTCGGGCACCGTCAACGACGCGCAGGCCGCCGCCTTTGCCATGGCCGTCTATTTCCAGAACATGACTCTTGATGAGCGCGTGGCTTTAACCCTCGCCATGCGCGATTCAGGCCGCGTGCTCGATTGGTCCGATCTCGATGGCCCCACCATTGACAAGCACTCGACCGGCGGAGTGGGCGACAACGTCTCATTGATGCTTGCGCCGATCCTGGCCGCCTGCGGCGCTTACGTCCCGATGATTTCCGGACGTGGCCTCGGGCACACCGGTGGCACGCTCGACAAGTTCGATTCCATCCCCGGCTACATGACCAATCCCGACATCGACACGCTGCGCCGGGTGGTCAAGCGTGTCGGCTGTGCCATTATCAGCCAGACAGACGATCTCGCCCCGGCCGACCGGCGGCTCTATTCCATCCGCGACGTCACCGCGACCGTCGAGGACGTCTCGCTCATCACCGCATCGATCCTCTCCAAAAAGCTCGCCGCCGGGCTCGATGCACTCATCCTCGACGTCAAGTCTGGTTCGGGTGCTTTCATGAAGACCCTCGACGACTCCATGGGGCTGGCCGAAAGCCTCGTTTCAGTCGCCAATGGCGCGGGTTTGAAAACTGGCGCGCTCATCACCGACATGAACCAGCCGCTCGCCTCTGCGGCGGGCAATTGGCTCGAGGGCAAAAACGCCATCGATTTTCTCACCGGCTCCCATCGCGACCCGCGCCTCCAAGAGGTAACGCTCGCCCTTTGCGCCCACGGACTTGTCCTCGGCGGCATGGCACTCGATTATGATGACGGGTTTATCCGCGCAAAGATTGCACTCGACAGTGGTGCAGCCGCCGAGAAGTTTTTTGCCATGGCGAATGCGCTAGGGTCCTGGCACGATTTGGAAAAATATGTGCCCGGTCCAGTGGGCGTGGTAAGGGAAGTGCACCCAGTGTCCATTGGGCGTGTAGCCCATATCGATGTGCGCGGCGTGGGCATGGCGGTGGTCGTTCTGGGAGGAGGCCGCACCGACCCGAGCCAGAAGATCGACTATCACGTGGGCTTTGATCGCCTCGCCGGCATCGGCACGAAAGTCGATCCCCAAACCCCCATCGCCCGCATCCACGCCCGCGACGAGGCCACTGCCGCGGAAGCCGAAAAGCGGCTGCTGGCGGCCTACACAATCGACGAGGATACGCCAGAACATCCTGTTATCTATAGTGAAATTTCGCCCAAGGGAGGCCAGTGA
- a CDS encoding AAA family ATPase, with the protein MNFIDTEDGAKHAGSTAETVSGARLIPRITIQAFCEHSQTAQVIEDTTHDRRMSKVALTTHNGGLEGAVETYRTNPTPNLIIVETTLPADQIENALGKLAEVCDASTRVIVIGHVNDVMLYRSLIRAGVSEYLVMPSSSATIINAITDLFAAEGAAPIGRSMGFISAKGGAGASTVAHNVAWAIARSIRQDVLVVDLDLPFGTAGLDFNQDPPQGIADAIYASDKMDAVMLDRLMSKAANHISLLAAPATLDRAYDLTERSFEQVIELSQKTVPVVILDIPHLWTSWVRHTLAAVDEVVIVAEPDLANLRNAKAIADAVKAMRPSESDPIIVVNKTGVSKRPEIPAAEFASSIECRLAAQIGFDPALFGTAANNGQMIAEVSATHKVNDIFRALGLELTGRSGAEASSRPSGIRLPDLFRKRKRA; encoded by the coding sequence ATGAACTTTATCGATACCGAAGATGGCGCCAAACACGCCGGTTCAACCGCCGAAACCGTTAGCGGCGCGCGGCTGATCCCCCGCATCACGATCCAGGCGTTCTGCGAGCATTCTCAGACAGCGCAGGTTATCGAGGACACGACTCATGATCGGCGCATGTCCAAAGTGGCGCTCACCACGCATAATGGCGGGTTGGAGGGCGCTGTCGAAACCTATCGCACCAATCCCACGCCCAATCTCATCATCGTCGAAACGACCCTCCCGGCAGACCAGATCGAAAACGCCCTGGGAAAGCTGGCTGAAGTCTGCGACGCCTCGACGCGCGTCATCGTCATCGGCCACGTCAATGACGTGATGCTCTATCGCAGCCTCATCCGGGCAGGCGTCTCCGAATATCTTGTCATGCCCTCCTCGAGCGCGACCATCATCAACGCCATTACAGACCTGTTCGCAGCAGAAGGTGCCGCGCCAATCGGACGTTCGATGGGGTTTATTTCGGCCAAGGGCGGTGCCGGCGCGTCCACGGTAGCGCACAATGTCGCCTGGGCCATTGCGCGCTCTATCCGTCAGGACGTTCTTGTGGTCGATCTCGATCTGCCCTTCGGCACCGCGGGGCTCGATTTCAACCAGGACCCGCCCCAGGGCATTGCCGACGCTATCTACGCCAGCGACAAGATGGACGCGGTCATGCTTGACCGCCTTATGAGCAAGGCGGCAAATCACATTTCCCTTCTCGCCGCTCCGGCCACGCTTGATCGGGCCTACGATCTCACCGAGCGCAGTTTTGAACAGGTCATCGAACTCAGCCAGAAGACCGTGCCCGTTGTCATCCTCGACATACCGCATTTGTGGACGAGCTGGGTGCGCCACACTTTAGCTGCCGTCGATGAAGTGGTGATCGTGGCCGAGCCCGATCTGGCCAATTTGCGCAATGCCAAGGCGATCGCCGACGCGGTCAAGGCGATGCGTCCGAGCGAGAGCGACCCGATTATCGTGGTCAACAAGACTGGTGTTTCAAAGCGACCTGAAATCCCTGCTGCCGAGTTCGCATCGTCAATCGAATGCCGCCTTGCCGCGCAGATAGGCTTTGATCCGGCCCTGTTCGGGACGGCTGCCAACAATGGCCAGATGATCGCCGAAGTCTCGGCGACCCACAAGGTCAATGACATATTTCGCGCGCTCGGACTGGAACTGACCGGGCGGTCCGGCGCTGAGGCGTCCAGCCGCCCCTCAGGCATCCGTCTCCCAGATCTGTTCCGCAAGCGTAAGCGGGCGTAA
- a CDS encoding TadE/TadG family type IV pilus assembly protein yields the protein MMSEPGKHIFGSLKQILRDQGGIAAVEFALIVPVLMLTYLGATDVTQGLAIDRKLGQVASTVSDLVAQEDSITSDQVHAFFESGLAIMRPFDFERTKLRLTIVEVDGNSTEVTGTTARNWEIEASNGQSYDLPADMLALADGRYLVVASASYDYDPIFGTVFSSTIALEQRSIHVTRKDVENFGFLSDGSPVSGEEDEEAEVVDETEGGETGDDGSSGEDDDSTDDGDDSSDDDYDSSGGWGGGWGGGWGGGWGRGCWGWGC from the coding sequence ATGATGAGCGAGCCAGGCAAACACATCTTTGGGTCACTCAAACAAATCCTGCGCGATCAGGGGGGCATTGCCGCGGTCGAATTTGCGTTGATCGTGCCTGTTCTGATGTTGACATATCTCGGGGCGACCGATGTGACACAGGGGCTCGCCATCGATCGCAAGCTTGGTCAGGTGGCGTCCACCGTTTCCGACCTGGTGGCCCAGGAAGACAGCATAACCAGCGATCAGGTCCATGCTTTCTTCGAATCCGGCCTCGCAATCATGCGACCGTTCGACTTCGAGCGTACAAAGCTCAGGCTCACCATCGTGGAAGTGGATGGCAACTCCACAGAAGTAACGGGCACCACAGCCCGGAACTGGGAGATCGAAGCCAGCAACGGCCAAAGCTACGATCTGCCCGCCGACATGCTCGCCCTGGCGGATGGACGTTATCTTGTGGTCGCCAGCGCGAGCTATGACTACGATCCCATCTTCGGGACGGTGTTCAGCAGCACGATTGCTCTCGAACAACGCTCCATCCATGTGACCCGAAAGGACGTCGAGAACTTCGGCTTCTTGTCCGACGGTTCTCCTGTCAGCGGCGAAGAGGATGAAGAAGCAGAGGTGGTCGATGAGACGGAGGGCGGCGAGACGGGAGACGACGGTTCGTCAGGGGAGGACGACGACTCCACCGATGACGGCGACGATTCCTCGGACGATGACTATGACTCGTCAGGCGGCTGGGGCGGCGGTTGGGGTGGCGGCTGGGGTGGCGGTTGGGGCCGTGGATGCTGGGGCTGGGGCTGCTAA
- a CDS encoding HAD family hydrolase — MTEPLIPVFDLGGVFVDWDPMYLFRKLFTTEEEAQWFGDTICTKDWNLEFDAGDIYAEGVARLITRFPRYWREIQAYDTRWKETIGGIFQGTVGIHNELIEAEIPTFAITNFSWEKWVSVLDEWSFLEKFDGVVVSGLEKMVKPDPRIFRLFCDRYGLAPESCVFIDDNRANVVSARAVGMEAIHFTSPEALRAELIGLGLPLKN, encoded by the coding sequence ATGACAGAACCCCTCATCCCCGTATTCGATCTCGGCGGCGTCTTTGTCGACTGGGATCCGATGTACCTGTTTCGCAAGCTGTTTACGACCGAGGAAGAGGCGCAGTGGTTTGGCGATACGATCTGTACCAAGGATTGGAACCTCGAGTTCGACGCGGGCGATATCTATGCTGAAGGTGTTGCACGGCTGATCACGAGATTTCCGCGTTACTGGCGCGAAATCCAAGCTTATGACACACGCTGGAAGGAAACCATCGGCGGCATTTTCCAGGGGACTGTCGGCATCCACAACGAGTTGATCGAAGCGGAGATCCCAACTTTTGCGATCACCAATTTCTCATGGGAGAAATGGGTTTCTGTGCTCGACGAGTGGAGCTTTCTCGAAAAGTTCGACGGAGTTGTCGTCTCCGGACTGGAAAAAATGGTCAAGCCCGATCCGCGTATCTTCCGGTTGTTCTGCGACCGCTACGGGCTTGCGCCGGAGTCCTGCGTCTTTATCGACGATAATCGGGCCAATGTGGTTTCGGCCCGCGCGGTTGGCATGGAGGCCATCCATTTCACGTCACCCGAAGCGTTGCGCGCCGAACTTATCGGGCTCGGATTGCCGCTCAAAAACTAG
- the cpaB gene encoding Flp pilus assembly protein CpaB, whose amino-acid sequence MKPARILLIVVAIVAGGLAAFLATRGNSPRPQETQSAAVEVQREARAQILVATRAIGLGQRLTEADVGWQDWPEGAVRSEFITAGTIPDAPQQVAGSVARFEFFPGEPIREAKLVNSTQGYLSAVIGQGMRAVSISVNPDSASGGYIVPNDRVDIVLTRSGGDYSETILSNVRVLAIGTRLGEVGTTGGQADPENPSSQVFESAEIATLELTPAQAETILQSGSMGRLTLVLRSVVDFAQTTADEDGGSQTVKLIRYGQSQSVTSSAPRRAPSSGTSVSALENPAAPLAPAQPSSPVIEVR is encoded by the coding sequence ATGAAACCGGCGCGTATTCTGCTTATCGTGGTTGCCATCGTCGCAGGCGGACTCGCGGCGTTCCTGGCAACGCGCGGAAACAGTCCCCGGCCCCAGGAGACTCAATCCGCCGCCGTCGAAGTGCAGCGTGAAGCCCGCGCCCAGATATTGGTCGCTACGCGCGCCATCGGTCTCGGACAGCGTCTGACCGAAGCGGATGTGGGCTGGCAGGACTGGCCCGAAGGCGCGGTTCGCTCCGAATTCATCACTGCGGGTACCATACCCGATGCGCCCCAGCAGGTGGCGGGTTCAGTTGCCCGTTTCGAATTTTTTCCCGGTGAACCGATCCGCGAAGCCAAGCTGGTCAATTCGACCCAAGGATATCTTTCGGCCGTAATCGGCCAGGGAATGAGGGCCGTGTCGATCTCGGTCAATCCCGACTCGGCGTCGGGCGGCTACATTGTTCCCAATGACCGCGTCGATATCGTCCTTACCCGTTCGGGCGGCGACTATTCGGAGACAATTCTTTCAAATGTTCGCGTGCTGGCAATCGGAACCCGATTGGGCGAAGTGGGAACAACGGGTGGCCAGGCCGATCCCGAAAATCCGTCGTCTCAGGTCTTTGAAAGCGCCGAGATCGCCACACTGGAGCTGACGCCCGCGCAAGCGGAGACCATCCTGCAGTCGGGCTCGATGGGACGCCTGACGCTGGTTCTGCGCTCTGTCGTCGATTTCGCACAGACCACGGCCGACGAAGACGGTGGAAGCCAAACCGTAAAGCTCATTCGCTACGGCCAGTCCCAGTCGGTCACATCTAGTGCCCCACGCCGTGCGCCGTCGTCCGGCACGTCGGTGTCGGCCCTGGAAAATCCTGCCGCTCCATTGGCGCCGGCCCAGCCGTCGTCGCCCGTTATCGAGGTCAGATAG
- a CDS encoding phosphopentomutase, with translation MPRAILCLLDSFGIGGAPDAADFGDAGADTLGHIAQACADGRGDIEGTRKGMLYLPNLDGLGLGAAAELSTGTVPPGLSNTPLGGRWGVGREVSIGKDTPSGHWEIAGVPVPFAWGYFPNENPAFPLELLEKIYEAAGIEGSLANTHASGTQVIEDFGEESIRTGKPIFYTSVDSVFQIAAHEDHFGLENLYALCETVFRFTAPLRVGRVIARPFLGEDVKNFKRTGNRRDFAIDPPEDTVLDRLKSADRQVYAIGKVSDIYATRGITHKIKASGNMVLFDRTLEAMDMATDGALIFTNFVDFDTEFGHRRDPGGYADALEQFDRRLPELIAKLRDDDLLVVTADHGNDPTWPGTDHTREQVPILLFSRSLDKGSIGLRPVLSDIGETIAHWLGIAPGKHGTSAL, from the coding sequence ATGCCCCGCGCCATTTTATGTCTGCTCGATAGTTTCGGCATCGGCGGTGCCCCCGACGCCGCTGATTTCGGCGATGCGGGCGCCGATACCCTCGGCCACATAGCCCAGGCCTGCGCCGATGGCCGCGGCGACATCGAAGGCACCCGTAAGGGTATGTTATATCTGCCAAATCTCGACGGCCTCGGTCTTGGCGCTGCAGCCGAACTCTCCACCGGCACCGTCCCTCCCGGCCTGAGCAACACCCCTCTCGGCGGGCGCTGGGGCGTCGGGCGAGAAGTCTCCATCGGCAAGGATACCCCCTCCGGCCATTGGGAAATCGCCGGCGTCCCGGTCCCTTTCGCCTGGGGCTACTTTCCCAACGAAAATCCAGCTTTCCCATTGGAATTGCTGGAAAAAATCTACGAGGCGGCAGGCATTGAAGGCTCCCTCGCCAACACCCACGCCTCCGGCACCCAGGTCATCGAGGACTTCGGTGAGGAGTCGATCCGCACCGGAAAACCGATCTTCTATACTTCGGTGGATTCAGTCTTCCAGATCGCCGCTCACGAGGACCATTTCGGTCTCGAAAACCTCTACGCACTCTGCGAAACCGTCTTTAGGTTCACAGCCCCCCTAAGGGTGGGCCGCGTCATCGCGAGACCCTTCCTCGGCGAAGACGTCAAGAACTTCAAACGAACCGGAAACCGGCGCGATTTCGCCATCGATCCTCCTGAAGACACAGTGCTCGATCGCCTCAAATCGGCCGACCGGCAGGTCTATGCCATTGGCAAGGTCTCCGATATCTACGCAACGCGCGGCATCACCCACAAGATCAAGGCATCGGGCAATATGGTGCTGTTCGACCGCACGCTCGAAGCCATGGACATGGCAACCGATGGCGCACTGATTTTCACGAACTTCGTTGATTTTGATACAGAATTCGGCCACCGGCGCGACCCCGGCGGCTATGCGGACGCCCTCGAACAGTTCGACCGCCGCCTTCCTGAACTCATCGCCAAACTCCGGGACGATGACCTTCTGGTCGTCACCGCCGATCACGGCAACGACCCCACATGGCCCGGCACCGATCACACCCGCGAGCAGGTGCCAATCCTGTTATTTAGCCGCTCTTTGGACAAGGGCAGCATTGGCTTGCGCCCCGTTCTGTCCGATATTGGCGAGACAATTGCCCACTGGTTGGGCATCGCGCCGGGAAAGCACGGCACGAGTGCCCTGTAA
- a CDS encoding pilus assembly protein N-terminal domain-containing protein, which produces MNGIGPVIAQDQDAVTVTVNTNMARVLRIDAPAATVIIGNPAIADVTIQDPQTLILTGRSFGRTNMIILDSNGDPIADTMVEVAQLNSDTVTVFLGNQRTSIACAPNCQPVIMLGDDTSYTSDVISSSTIIDGAASR; this is translated from the coding sequence GTGAACGGAATTGGCCCTGTCATCGCGCAGGATCAGGACGCGGTCACCGTGACGGTCAATACAAACATGGCCCGGGTGCTTCGTATCGATGCTCCTGCAGCGACGGTGATTATCGGCAACCCCGCCATCGCCGATGTCACCATACAGGATCCGCAGACTCTTATCCTCACCGGCAGGAGTTTCGGCCGCACCAATATGATTATCCTCGACTCCAATGGCGATCCCATCGCGGACACCATGGTGGAAGTGGCACAGCTCAATTCCGATACGGTTACAGTCTTCCTGGGCAATCAAAGGACATCAATAGCCTGCGCGCCCAATTGCCAGCCCGTCATCATGCTGGGAGACGACACGAGCTACACCTCCGATGTCATCAGTTCCAGCACGATTATCGACGGCGCCGCCAGCCGATAA
- a CDS encoding Flp family type IVb pilin, with translation MNLFKKFVADESGATAIEYGLIAALVAVVVIAALSLLGEQLTGTFEDICAELNRDAAGDAQACE, from the coding sequence ATGAACCTTTTCAAGAAATTCGTCGCCGATGAATCCGGCGCTACTGCTATCGAATACGGTCTGATCGCGGCTCTGGTCGCTGTCGTGGTCATCGCCGCGCTTTCGCTGCTCGGTGAACAGCTTACCGGAACCTTCGAAGATATCTGTGCCGAGCTGAACCGCGACGCTGCAGGCGACGCGCAAGCCTGCGAATAA
- a CDS encoding TadE/TadG family type IV pilus assembly protein, with the protein MTIVEFAVVGPVFFAFIGATVETALAFFAGYALDSAVIDSSRLIRTGQAAYISSEDNYRDAVCTKLYGIFDCDEIRMSVRAIDNFADFSTTVPVDPDTGAWTIDDSYESAEPLQTIMIEAYYKWPTFFNIPGLNAGQTADGKRLLAATHVMRTEPF; encoded by the coding sequence GTGACGATTGTTGAGTTTGCCGTTGTCGGCCCGGTCTTTTTTGCCTTCATCGGCGCAACTGTGGAAACCGCTCTTGCCTTTTTTGCCGGCTACGCCCTCGATTCCGCCGTTATAGACTCCTCCAGGCTGATCCGGACGGGGCAAGCGGCCTATATCTCCTCGGAAGACAATTATCGCGACGCAGTTTGCACAAAGCTCTATGGCATATTTGACTGCGATGAGATCCGCATGTCCGTGCGGGCGATCGACAATTTCGCCGACTTTTCGACGACGGTTCCCGTGGATCCCGATACGGGTGCCTGGACAATCGACGATTCCTACGAAAGCGCCGAACCTCTTCAGACAATCATGATCGAGGCCTATTACAAATGGCCAACATTCTTCAACATTCCAGGTCTTAATGCCGGGCAAACCGCCGATGGGAAGCGCCTTCTGGCCGCGACGCACGTCATGCGAACGGAGCCCTTCTGA